GTTGGTGATGTTGAGCCTGTCGATTGCGGCTGGTTGGATTGCGTATGCCGTTGCCTATTCGGAGAAGGGGCAACGAGTGATGCTGTGTTTGTCGCTTGCCGTTCTCGCGATGATCTACTTCTTGTTCTACGCGTCGGGGCAGCTTTTTTGGGCCAAGTGGGTGCCGGATTCAGCGGCAATCATCTACACCAATTTTGCATCGATCTTTGCGGCTCTCGCGGCGGGATGGGCGTTGCGCCTGCCGAAAACACCCGCCTGGCGACGTGGAATCTTGGCTGTTCTGTTGGGGATGGGATCGGCTGCAGCGATCCTTTGGCCATTGCTATCCATCGCCATTCGTCCAGCTCCCGATGGTGGCGATCAGTGGAAGAACGGCGTTGCGATGCAGACTTCTTGGGCGACATGCAGCCCAGCCGCCGCAGCGACTTTGTATCGTGCGGAGGGCATCGAGGTTTCAGAATCCGATCTCATTCCGCTGTGCCTGACGGATTCCAGTGGGACGCCGACACTCGGTTTGTACCGGGGCATCAAATTGGTCGCCGATCGAGAAGGCCGGTCGGTCGAGGTGCTGGACGAAACGTTGGATGAAATGTGGAGCGGCAACGACTGGCCGGTCTTGTTGGCCGTGAAGTTGCCATACGGTGTGGACGACCGACGCTACGCGGATCAATGGGGATGGATTCCTGGGATGGGGCACAGTGTTGTCGCTCTCGGGTTGACGAGTGACGGACAACGCATGCTTGTGGGCGATCCTTCGGTTGGGCTGGAGCAGTGGTCGAAAGATGACCTGCGGGTCCTGTGGCATGGCGATGGTGTTCGCGTTCGCTAACGCGAAACCGTTTTGAAAATCGTGAGAAGCAGAACGGGGGAAGTTGACCAATTTCAATGGTTTGGTGGCTCATCCCGGAAACAGCCCCACGTCACCACGGACCCGATCCATTCGTTCGATCTGTTTCGATAGAGCCAAGCAAAGGCGTTGGCACGGTGATTGCTTGAGCAGGAGCAAATCAAACCTTTGCCCCTGAGTTGCCTGTCCATGAACCGACTTTGCCCGCAAGTTTGCAATGGTGTCCTCGATGCAATCGGCGGCACACCTTTGGTTCGATTGAACCGATTTCTAGGGCGTTCCGACATCGAACTGATCGTAAAGTTGGAAGCTGCGAATCCCGGCGGTAGTGCCAAGGATCGTCCCGCTTCGAAGATGCTCGCGGAAGCCTTTCGACGTGGCGAGATTGGGCCTGGAACCACAATCGTGGAGTCCACCTCCGGGAACATGGGCATCGGGTTGGCTCAAGCGTGCAACTATCACGGATTGAAATTCATCTGTGTCGTCGACCCCAGGGCACAGAAGCAAAACTTATCGATCATCGAAGCCTTGGGTGGCGAGATTGAGCTGGTGACTCAGCCTCTGAATGGTGATTTCTTGGCGGCGCGAATCGCGAAAGTCTGCGAGTTGGTCGAAACCACGCCGAACAGTTTCTGGCCCAATCAATATGCCAATACAGACAATCCACGGTCGCACTTCGAGGGTACCGTCCGAGAAATCGACGAGGCTCTCGATGGCGAGTTTGATGTTCTGTTCGTGGCCACCAGCAGCACCGGAACCGCACAGGGTTGTCGCGATTTTCTGAAGGCGCGTGGACGAGATGTCCAGGTTGTTGCGGTCGACTCCGTTGGCAGCGTTCTGTTCGGCGGGTCATCGGGACCTCGCAAGATCCCCGGCTTGGGAGCAGGGAAGGAACCGCGGTTGGCTGCGGGGCAGTCGTTTGATCACATCGTTCGTGTGACTGATTTGGAGTGCGTGGTGGGTTGCCGGAAGGTAGCCAAGCAAGAGGCCATGCTGATTGGCGGCTCAGCGGGCGGTGTTCTCATGAGCGTTGGAAAGCTGCAGGACCAATTCGCCGGCAAACGCTGTGTTGCTGTTCTGCACGACTCTGGCACGCGATATCTCGAAACGGTTTTCAATGATGAGTGGGTTCATGAGTCGCTGGGGTGCACCCGCGAAGAACTCAATTACTTGGTCGGATCTTCCTCGTTTAATTTGTGTGAAGGAGTGAACGTATGAGCGTTGTGTTCTCAGGCGGAAGTGTCGAAGAGTTTCTGGCATCTGATGCTGATCGATCAAAGTCGACGATGCGTTTAGCGATTGTTGGCTGTGGCCCACGAGGTTTGCAGTGCCTCGATTCTTTGTCGCATACCTTGTCGACCGAGGAACTGTCTCGATTAGAAATTACGGTCTTTGAGCCATCGGCGTACCCGGGTGCGGGGTGCATCTACAACCCAAAGCAACCTCGAATGTTGCGAATGAATTTCGCAACTCAGCACATTGATTTTTGGAAGACGGATCGCAATCAATCCTCTGCCCAATCGGGTTCGTTGATCGGTTGGCTGGACCGAAACTATCCCGAGTACGCCGCATCGGATCAGTTCGTGCCGCGCGCGGTGGTCGGTGAATATCTGCACGAGTGTTTCGAATTGGTCTGCAAACGATTGCGGCGTTGGACGACGGTGAAAGTCGTTCGAAGCCGGGTGGAATCCATTCGGCACCTGGCGAATCAGACAGCAGGCGGCGGATGGTTGTTGTGGGATGGCGAAAACGAAATGTCGTTTGATCGAGTTGTTTTGACGACCGGGCACGAAGGCCTGCGTAGCTCGGACGAAGTGCGATCGTCGGAAGATGACACGTTTGTGTTTCCGGTCGAGACAAACCTTTCGATCGAACGAGTTCCTGCCGACAGTGATGTTTGGATGCGTGGTTTCGGATTGACTGCGATCGACGCGATCATGGTGCTGACGGAGGGCCGTGGCGGTCGCTTTGAAAGCACCGACGCGTTACCGAACTATGTCCGCAGTGGAAACGAGCCGGTTCAAATCATGATTCACTGTCGCTCAGGAAGGCCGATGCTGGCGAAACCGACTGCCAAGGTCGAGCCAATCACGGATCTGTTCTGGGATCCGTTCCGCGAGAAGCTTGATGGACTGAAGACCAAGCACGGCGAATTGAAATTTCATTCTGAAATCTGGTCCGTCGTTTGTGAGGCTGCCGCTGAACTGTTGACCAAATCTGGCAGCCCCGAGACCGCCCGCGACGTGGAAGAATGGTATCGTGGCTGGGCACGTTACAAGATGGACGATGCGACGGCTCGTCGTGCCATGTTGCAGTCCTACGGAGTCGCGACGGGGGCACGTCCCATGGACATTCCCTTCGCTTTAGGTGACGCGTGGCGTCGTTTGTACCCGGAGATTGTTGAATTGGTGAGCTTTGGTGGTTTAGCGGACGGACAGTTCAAAGCCTTCCGCCAGATAGCGTTGGAGATGGAACGCATTGCCTTCGGGCCTCCTGCGGAAAGCGTCGCGAAATTGTTGCGTCTGATGCGGGAAGGGTTGCTGCAGATGACCGACCAATCTTGTGCACCGGAAGACGCCTCGGTCATCAACGCCGTGATTGCTTCGCCGACTCAAGCGGACTCAGAAGGGCCATTGTCGCAACTCATTCTGCGTGGCGATGTTCAGGTGGATCCGTTGACGCAGGCGGTTCGGGTCAGTGACACGGGCAATGTTCTTGGCGGCCAAAAAGGTCTCGCAGTGTTCGGTCGTGCCACCGAAGGCTGGGTGGTCGGCAATGACACGCTATCGCGGACGCTACACACACAAATTCAAAACTGGGCCGACACGATCGCGGTGGAATTGCATGGATAAGGTATTGGATGTGATTTTCGAACGCTCGGCGGTTGGTGCGATACACAATGGTGCCAGCGGCACCGGGCAGGGCGTTCGCCAGGTTCGATTGCGAGCGGGATGCAGAGGCGTGATTCCTCTGGACGCTCGGTTGGAGCTTTGGATGAGACGTTGTCTGCGCTCGGACCAATTGTTTGATTGGACGGAGGAGCACGGCTCGCCACTTAACTTGTTGAGGCCGCGGACGATGCGGCGGAATGTCGAGGAGTTGAACAAGGTTGCACAGCAGCGACAGCTCGACTTTCGTGTGTATTTCGCTCGGAAAGCCAACAAATGTCTGGGGTTTGTCGATGAAGCGATTGAGTCCAACTTCGGCGTCGATACAGCCAGTGAGAACGAGCTGCGGCAATGTCTGCAGCGCTGTGTTCCGACGAAGGATTTGATCTGCACCGCGGCCGTCAAAAGCGATTCGCTGATCGATTTGTGTGTGCAACAACAGGTCTGCATCGCAGTCGACAATGACGATGAGTTGCAACTCATTGTCGAACGAGCGAGTGAATCAGGGAAGTCGGCCAGGATTGCACTGCGTCTCGGTGGATTTTGGCACCGCGGTGCCAGGTTGCCGACGCGTTTTGGATTTGACATCGATCGAGATCGCAATCTTCCGCAGCGTTTGAGAGCTTTGCCGGTGACGGTCCAAGGGATTCATTTCCATTTGGATGGTTATGACGCGGGGCAGCGAGTAACGGCTCTCGCGGAAGCCATGGATTGGGTCGAACGTTTGCGAAACGCTGGCCAGCCGGTGAGCTTCATCGACATGGGTGGCGGCTTCCCAATGAGCTATCTGGAAGATGGCCACCAATGGAAGACGTTTTGGATCCAGCATCGTCGCGCGTTACTTGGTCAACGCGACTCGCTGACCTACCGGGGTCACGGGTTGGGATTGTCGGTTGAAAACCAAAGCGTGGTTGGAAGTCCAAAGACGTACCCGTTCTTCCAGCTTCCGGTGCGAGGCAATTGGTTGGCGGGTGCTTTGGACACTGAGGTTGCCGGTCAGTCGATCGCCCATCGATTGTCGGCGATGAACGTGCAGCTTCGTTGTGAGCCCGGTCGCAGCATTTTGGATGGCTGCGGAATGACGGTGGCTCGCGTGGAATTCCGCAAACAGAACGCTGACGGCGATTGGTTGATCGGGTTGTCCATGAACCGGACGCAGTGCCGAACATCGAGCGATGACTTCCTCGTCGATCCGATCTTGGTTCAGAAAGATCAATCGTTGAAAGCTCGATCGCATGCGAAGCCGATGTCGGGCTACTTGGTCGGTGCTTACTGCACTGAATCCGAGTTGATCTCACTGCGGAAGATGAGCTTTCCACACGGTGTGCAACGCGGCGATCTGCTTGCATTTCCGAACACCGCTGGTTATTTCATGCACTTTTTGGAGAGCCGCTCGCATCAATTCCCATTGGCCAAAAATCTGATCGTGGATTCCCATCCGGATCCGTCGGTGCAGCTGGATTTGATTGATGAATGAGCGCAGCCAATGGCACGCTGTTTGCGATGCATGCAAGCCAGCTCAAGCCAGCCGGTGAGTCAAAGTCTTGCGTAGCGAACGTTGACACCTCTTTCTCACTCGCAACTCGTTCGGGATCCGTTTGATTCGACCGAGTGCCTGTTTCGTTGCTCTTGCATTGGTTGATGTCATGCCGTTCTCGTCACGCGATCGATCGCAGATTGACGGCGGCAACGTGACGCTGTGCATTGGAGGTGCCGTTTGATGTCGCACATTCACCAATTGCACACGACCTTGGCCGGGCCGCGACCGAAGAAGCCGCCGGAGAAGGTGGACGAACTGAAAGCCGTCGAGAAGCTGACCGGTCGGCTGTGGTGGATTTCACTTGGCATTTGGGTATGCGTCGGTTTGCTGGCTCTGTACACGCTGTACATCGGAAGAAACCTGTTCATGCCAATTTTGGTTGCTGGGTTTGCTTATTTGACCCTGCGACCGGTTGTCCGTGCGATGAGTCGGATTGGAATACCGTCGGGTGTTTCGGCGGCTGGGATCATGTTGGTGATCGCAACAATCGTTGGCACGATCGGATACGTGTTGTCCGGCCCCGCCCAGGACATGCTCGAGCAGGTTCCCGGATCCATGCCGGAGGTGAAGGAGAAGCTGGGATTCATCTTCGACCATCTCGAAACGGTCAATCAAGCCACTGAAGATATCTCGGAAACCGCCGACGCCGAGAACATCACTGCGGAAGAAAAGCCAATCCCCGTCGAAGTCAAACAACCGGCCTGGACAACCACCTCGCCCTTGATCGCGGGAACGGGCAACGCGGTTTCGTTTGTATCCATCGCTGCCGCGTTGTTGTTCTTTTTGATGGCAGCCGGTGATTCGTTGGTTTTGACCGTGGTCACCGCATTGCCGTCGTTTGCGTCCAAGCGTCGCTTCATCGAAGTCCTTGAAAGCGTTCAAGACGCACTCAGCAGTTACCTCGCGTGGGTCACCTGTATTAACGCTTGTCTTGGAGTCTGCGTCGGAACCGCGATGTGGTTGCTTGGGATGCCGTCGCCGCTGCTATGGGGAGTCGCCGCGATGTTGCTGAACTTCGTTCCGCTGGTTGGTGCGCTCGTCGGCATCGCAATGGTCTTCTTCGTCGCGCTAGTCAGTTTTGAGCACGCGTCGTTCGCGTTTGTAGTCGCCGGAACTTACGCGACGCTGACGACACTCGAAGGTCAATTCATCACTCCAATGTTGTTGGGGAAATCGATGAAGCTGTCGTCGGTGCTTGTCTTTCTTTCAATCGTGATTTGGGGATGGATGTGGGGCATGCTGGGCGTGTTCCTTGCCGTTCCAATTCTGATTTCGGTGGTGATGGTGATGGACAAACTCGAAGCCACTTCGCCCGTCAATGCGATGCTCAATGGATCCGTTGGCAAGACCGCTCATCCGGATTAGTCCTCAACCGACCTAAGCCACCTCGTCTCTCTCTTGCTCTTACAAATCAATATCGTTTCCGTTTCTCTGCTAGCAAAGTAGTTTTATGTCCGAAGAATCCAAGTGTCCGTTTCAAACACAACAATTCGGCCGGGCGGTCGATGACAACCAACATTCGCAAACCGCTGGACCACGTGGCCCTGTCTTGATGCAAGACGTTCACCTGGTCGAGAAAATGGCGCACTTCAATCGGGAGCGAATTCCTGAACGCGTGGTGCATGCGAAGGGTTACGGTGCCTTCGGAACCTTCACCGTGACGAACGATATCACCAAATACTGCATGGCGGATTTGTTCTCGGAAGTTGGCAAGAAGACGGAGACGTTCGCTCGTTTTTCGACCGTGGGTGGCGAAAGCGGATCGGCTGACACTGCTCGTGATCCACGCGGGTTCTCCTTGAAGTTTTACACTGACCAAGGCGTCTGGGACTTGGTTGGCAACAACACGCCGATCTTCTTCATTCGTGATCCGCTGAAGTTCAGCGATTTCATTCGGACTCAGAAACGAGAGCCTCAGAATCACTTGCAGCCTCACTGGCGTCGCTGGGACTTTTGGGGCGAAGTGCCTGAAGCCTTGCACCAGGTCATGTTCTTGTACAGCGACCGCGGAACGCCAAAGAGCGCTCGGTTTATGAATGGCTACGGAAGCCACACGTTCAGCATGTACAACAAAGACGGTGTCCGGCACTGGGTGAAGTTTCATCTGAAGACCGAGCAAGGTTCAGAGAACTTCAGCGCCGATGAAGCGATCAAGATGGCGGGCGAAGCACCGGATTACTCCACGCGAGATTTGTTTGAGGCGATTGAGAAAGGCGACTACCCCCGATGGCGAATGCACATTCAGGTCATGCCTGAGTCCGATGCGGCTGACTACGAATGGCATCCATTCGATTTGACCAAGGTGTGGCCGCACGACGACTATCCGTTGATCGAAGTCGGTGTGTTTGAACTCAATCGCAATCCATCGAACTACTTTCAGGACGTCGAGCAAGCCGCGTTTGAGCCTGGCAACTTGGTCGAGGGAATTGGTATCTCGCCCGATCGTATGTTGCAAAACCGAGTGCTGTCGTATCCCGACGCACACCGGTATCGATTGGGCGTGAATTATCACCAAATCCCGGTCAACCAACCACGCTGTCCCTATGCGACTTATCACCGCGACGGAACGATGCGAGTGGACGGGAATGGCGGGGGCACCGTTGATTACGAGCCCAATAAAATGAACGGGCCGAAAGAGACCGGAGGTTCGTTGGAGTCGCCGATGCCGGTGCACGGCGATGGGGATCGCTACGACGAATTCGCTTGCGATGACACGGACTACTACGGCCAGCCGCAGATGTTCTGGAACAAGGTGCTCGATGAAGGTGCCCGCGAACGACTTTGCACCGCGATTTCGAACTCAATGGCGGACAGTCCGGAGAACATTCGCGAGAAAATGTTGGCTCAGTTCGGCAAGGTTCATCCGGACTTCGAAGCGGGTGTCCGCAGTCGACTGGACGCCCCAGAGTCGCAACCGATCCCAATCGCATAATCGGCATATATGTTGCTTTGTACAGAGACGGTCATCCCTAACTCGGGTGGCCGTTCATTTATTTGTGCGTCTCACTCGGTTAAACGCGGGGGATTGCGCGATCTGGGTGACTGTTTATTGCCCGCCTTCCCCATTTTTTGACTCACCGGAGACCAGTATGTTCGGCTTTCGTTCTGCCCGCTTGCTCGATAATCAACCAGTTGATCACCCTAACGCTCCTCAAGAATATAAAGAAACTGGGGATTCTCGAAAAAGAACAGGGCGCCGAACGAAATCACGCCGTGCAACTCTGAATCGATTGATCGGCGAGCGCCTCGAGGAGCGTCGTGTTCTAGCGGCCTACGTTGTCGACACTGCTTTGGACGTGGTCGCCGAGGATGGCATGATCAGCCTGCGCGAGGCGATCCAGGCCTCGAACAGCAATGCGGCCGTCAATTCAGACACCGTGGCAGGCGAACCAGCCGCCACCGCAATCGACAGCATTACCTTCGCCGATGGTCTGAGCACGATTGTTTTGGGGAGCGAACTGGAAATCACGGAATCGCTTCAAATTGCCTTGGGCGATTCATCTGACCAAATCATCAGTGGCGACAATGCGTCGCGGATTTTTGCCATCAATGCGTCCGTTGGTGATGCGGTGAGCGTCGACGTTTCCGGTTTGACGCTGCAAGATGGCGTGGCGGAATCGGGTGGTGCAATTTACGTCGGATCGGGCCAGTCTCTATCTCTGACCGATGTCACGCTGACGGGCAACACGGCGACTGGTGATGACGCTGACATGGGTGGCGGTGCTCTGGCCATTGATGGCGGGAACGTGACGATCACCGATTCAACGATTTCAGGCAACATTGCAAACGGTGCTTCGGGCAGCGGTGGCGGCATCCTGAACTTAGGAACGCTGACCGTTTCGGGTGGCGAAGTCAGTGACAACACAGCAAACAGGGCCGGTGGCGGGATCGAAGCCACCGCTGGTAGCAGCACAACGCTGACCGATGTCTTGATGGAACTCAACGTAGCCGGACCGGATGGATCTGCCGCGCCGGGTAACGGTGGTGCACTTCACATTTCGGGTGATGGCAACGCTGACATCTCTGGTGGCACGATCCGTGACAACATGGCTGCTCGTGAAGGTGGTGGTCTGTGGAACAACACCGGTGCGATGACGGTTGATGGAACGATTTTGACCGGCAACATTGCCTCGGGTGATGCGGCGGACGACGGTGGTGGTGCGATCTTCAACAACGGCGGTACGCTGACAGTCAGCAATGCGATCATCAGTGGCAACGCGGCGGACGGAACGCTCGGTAGCGGTGGTGGAATCTTCAGCACCGACGGAGCCGTGACGATCAACCTGAGTCAGATCGGTGGTTCGATTGCTTCGGAAGGCAACACAGCGAATCGCGCCGGCGGTGGCATCGAAGTCATTGATGGCACGGTGACTTTGAACTTCGGAACCGATGTTTCGAACAACTTCGCTGGCATTAACGGTGGCGGTTTGCACTCGACCGGAGCAGCCGACGTCACTTCGAACCTGGCCATTTTCGGCAGCAACACTGCGGCCAGCGAAGGCGGAGGGTTGTGGAACTCGTCGACCGGCACGATGACGATCAACGGCGGGGCGATTTCATCGAACGTCGCCAGTGGCGATGACGCCAGCAACGGTGGCGGCGGTCTGTTCAATGACGGCGGCACACTGAACGTGATCGATGCAGTCGTTGGATTCAACGTTGCCGACGGTGCCAGCGGAAGCGGCGGTGGGATTCTCAATGAGGGAGGAACGCTCACCATCAGTGGGAACACGAACATCACAAACAACACTGCTAACCGCGCCGGTGGCGGTATTGAAGTGACTGGTGGGAGCACGACGACGATCACGGACGCTTTGATCTCGTCCAACTTGGCGGGAGTATCACCGGCAGTTGCGGCGCCGGGCAATGGCGGCGGGATTCATGTTGGTGGCGATGGTTCGGTCACGATCACCGGCGGTTCGGTGACGGACAACGAAGCGATCGAAGGCGGTGGACTTTGGAATTCGGCCGCGGGTTCGCTGACGGTCGATGGGACCACGATCAGTGGCAACACGGCGGTCGCCGGTGGCGGCGTCTACAACGACGAAGCGCCTCCGTTGGCAGATCAAATGTTCTCGATGACCTTTGAAAGTCTCAACGGCTCCGGCGTTTCGGGAACCGGCATGGTGATCGTTCAATCGCCATCGGAATCCACTCGCACCGTTCGCGTCGTGATCGATGCGGAAGGACTGCAAGACTTATCCGGCATTCCCGGCGCGATTCATGTGGCTCACATCCACGGCCAGTTCGCTGGCAATGCAACCTTGCCAATTCTGAGCCAGGGCGACGGTCCCTTCTTCGATGGTGCTGGTGGAACAGCCAATGGCTTCCCACCTGTCAATTCGGTGGCCCCTTCTTTGGCCAATGACGACGGACGAACGATTGCCGACGGCTTCTTGGATTTCCTGGAAGGGCGTCCGCAGTACGGTCCGGTTGTTTTGAATCTGACCTCGACCCAGTTGCGGGATGCAGCGCCAAACGGTTCGAATCCACCCGATGGAGTTCCTCCGCTATCGCACTTCCTCGCTTTGGCGGGATCGGGTGACATCGACGCGGCGGCTCTGTTCCCCAATGGAACCGAGTTCAATCTCGACACAACTTATACGTTCGACCTGACCAACGCGGACGAAGAACGCCAGTTCAATAATTTGGCACCGCTTGGCCTTCGCGAAGTCGTGCTGCATGGGCAAACGATTGACACGGCGATTTCGGATGCAATCGATGCGGCGGCCATGGGGACTGCTCCAAGTGGCGTTGATCTTGGCGATGGGACATCGTTCCGCGTGACGGCTCCTGTTGCTGTTGCATTGATCACTCCAGTCAGTGGCAGCGTGACAATCACAAACGCGACGATCACGAACAACACGGCGACGGGTGACGAGGCGACCGAAGGCGGTGGCGGGATTCACAACAGCGGTTCACTGTCGGTATCGGACAGCGAGATCAGCGGCAACACCGCATCCGGCGCAGCAGGTAGCGGCGGTGGGGTTTGGAACGCCGGGATCGCATCGATCCAAGACAGTGAGATCTCAGGAAACACCGCCAACCGCGCCGGTGGTGGTATCGAAGCGACCG
This genomic window from Rhodopirellula bahusiensis contains:
- the sbnA gene encoding 2,3-diaminopropionate biosynthesis protein SbnA, with product MNRLCPQVCNGVLDAIGGTPLVRLNRFLGRSDIELIVKLEAANPGGSAKDRPASKMLAEAFRRGEIGPGTTIVESTSGNMGIGLAQACNYHGLKFICVVDPRAQKQNLSIIEALGGEIELVTQPLNGDFLAARIAKVCELVETTPNSFWPNQYANTDNPRSHFEGTVREIDEALDGEFDVLFVATSSTGTAQGCRDFLKARGRDVQVVAVDSVGSVLFGGSSGPRKIPGLGAGKEPRLAAGQSFDHIVRVTDLECVVGCRKVAKQEAMLIGGSAGGVLMSVGKLQDQFAGKRCVAVLHDSGTRYLETVFNDEWVHESLGCTREELNYLVGSSSFNLCEGVNV
- a CDS encoding Y4yA family PLP-dependent enzyme, translating into MRRCLRSDQLFDWTEEHGSPLNLLRPRTMRRNVEELNKVAQQRQLDFRVYFARKANKCLGFVDEAIESNFGVDTASENELRQCLQRCVPTKDLICTAAVKSDSLIDLCVQQQVCIAVDNDDELQLIVERASESGKSARIALRLGGFWHRGARLPTRFGFDIDRDRNLPQRLRALPVTVQGIHFHLDGYDAGQRVTALAEAMDWVERLRNAGQPVSFIDMGGGFPMSYLEDGHQWKTFWIQHRRALLGQRDSLTYRGHGLGLSVENQSVVGSPKTYPFFQLPVRGNWLAGALDTEVAGQSIAHRLSAMNVQLRCEPGRSILDGCGMTVARVEFRKQNADGDWLIGLSMNRTQCRTSSDDFLVDPILVQKDQSLKARSHAKPMSGYLVGAYCTESELISLRKMSFPHGVQRGDLLAFPNTAGYFMHFLESRSHQFPLAKNLIVDSHPDPSVQLDLIDE
- a CDS encoding catalase, with amino-acid sequence MSEESKCPFQTQQFGRAVDDNQHSQTAGPRGPVLMQDVHLVEKMAHFNRERIPERVVHAKGYGAFGTFTVTNDITKYCMADLFSEVGKKTETFARFSTVGGESGSADTARDPRGFSLKFYTDQGVWDLVGNNTPIFFIRDPLKFSDFIRTQKREPQNHLQPHWRRWDFWGEVPEALHQVMFLYSDRGTPKSARFMNGYGSHTFSMYNKDGVRHWVKFHLKTEQGSENFSADEAIKMAGEAPDYSTRDLFEAIEKGDYPRWRMHIQVMPESDAADYEWHPFDLTKVWPHDDYPLIEVGVFELNRNPSNYFQDVEQAAFEPGNLVEGIGISPDRMLQNRVLSYPDAHRYRLGVNYHQIPVNQPRCPYATYHRDGTMRVDGNGGGTVDYEPNKMNGPKETGGSLESPMPVHGDGDRYDEFACDDTDYYGQPQMFWNKVLDEGARERLCTAISNSMADSPENIREKMLAQFGKVHPDFEAGVRSRLDAPESQPIPIA
- a CDS encoding C39 family peptidase: MIAMLVMLSLSIAAGWIAYAVAYSEKGQRVMLCLSLAVLAMIYFLFYASGQLFWAKWVPDSAAIIYTNFASIFAALAAGWALRLPKTPAWRRGILAVLLGMGSAAAILWPLLSIAIRPAPDGGDQWKNGVAMQTSWATCSPAAAATLYRAEGIEVSESDLIPLCLTDSSGTPTLGLYRGIKLVADREGRSVEVLDETLDEMWSGNDWPVLLAVKLPYGVDDRRYADQWGWIPGMGHSVVALGLTSDGQRMLVGDPSVGLEQWSKDDLRVLWHGDGVRVR
- a CDS encoding AI-2E family transporter: MSHIHQLHTTLAGPRPKKPPEKVDELKAVEKLTGRLWWISLGIWVCVGLLALYTLYIGRNLFMPILVAGFAYLTLRPVVRAMSRIGIPSGVSAAGIMLVIATIVGTIGYVLSGPAQDMLEQVPGSMPEVKEKLGFIFDHLETVNQATEDISETADAENITAEEKPIPVEVKQPAWTTTSPLIAGTGNAVSFVSIAAALLFFLMAAGDSLVLTVVTALPSFASKRRFIEVLESVQDALSSYLAWVTCINACLGVCVGTAMWLLGMPSPLLWGVAAMLLNFVPLVGALVGIAMVFFVALVSFEHASFAFVVAGTYATLTTLEGQFITPMLLGKSMKLSSVLVFLSIVIWGWMWGMLGVFLAVPILISVVMVMDKLEATSPVNAMLNGSVGKTAHPD
- a CDS encoding FAD/NAD(P)-binding protein, which produces MSVVFSGGSVEEFLASDADRSKSTMRLAIVGCGPRGLQCLDSLSHTLSTEELSRLEITVFEPSAYPGAGCIYNPKQPRMLRMNFATQHIDFWKTDRNQSSAQSGSLIGWLDRNYPEYAASDQFVPRAVVGEYLHECFELVCKRLRRWTTVKVVRSRVESIRHLANQTAGGGWLLWDGENEMSFDRVVLTTGHEGLRSSDEVRSSEDDTFVFPVETNLSIERVPADSDVWMRGFGLTAIDAIMVLTEGRGGRFESTDALPNYVRSGNEPVQIMIHCRSGRPMLAKPTAKVEPITDLFWDPFREKLDGLKTKHGELKFHSEIWSVVCEAAAELLTKSGSPETARDVEEWYRGWARYKMDDATARRAMLQSYGVATGARPMDIPFALGDAWRRLYPEIVELVSFGGLADGQFKAFRQIALEMERIAFGPPAESVAKLLRLMREGLLQMTDQSCAPEDASVINAVIASPTQADSEGPLSQLILRGDVQVDPLTQAVRVSDTGNVLGGQKGLAVFGRATEGWVVGNDTLSRTLHTQIQNWADTIAVELHG